The DNA sequence AAAAACCAATGATTTCTCATTGGTTTTATATGTAATTAAATAATGTCTTATTTTAAATATTCTAATACATAATCGTATGTACCGTTAGGATACACTACAGACATACTAGGAGATCCTGTAATAGCATTTCCTGGAGTCGTAACCGGATTATAAGAATATAAACTTCTATCATAAACAGTGTTTGTACCTGCTTTATAGATTGTAATACCATACATTGTAGTCATTCCTGCAGGAGCTGGGATATTAACTGCTGTAGAAGTACCACTTGCAGTGAAAGATCCTTTGATGGCATAGAGCTGCTTATCTACTCCCGGACTTACATTGATAATAGTATTTGTAGTTGTTTCTGCTGTTCCAACAGTTACTTTAGGTGAAGTTGAAAGTGAAACCCATCTACCAGTAGAAGTTGCAAAACCATTTGCTGATCCACCAGTTGGATTAGAGAAATAATAATATCCCGGAGTTACACTTGTAGCAATACCAGAAACAGTAGTTCCTGAAGCGCTATTAAACACAATCATACCATCATATGCAGTTGGAAAGTTATCTTCGTCAGTAACAGGGGTTGCAAATGTAAAGGTAGTTAAGTCTGTTCTTGGGAAAACAAGTCCTTTTCCATTGTTTACACTATCGGTGAAACCACCTGTACTACCAGAAGCATCTAAGAAAACTCCTTGTCCTTGTATATTTCCGCTGGCGAAACCATTTGTTCTAACCTGCGCGTTTGTATATTGAAGCATTGCCACTACAGAGGCAAAAGCTAATAAAACTTTTTTATTCATAACTAAATGTGTGTAAATTTAAGATTAGTTTACAGAGTAAGACTGCCATGCAGTACCATCATAAACAAAAGCAATACCTCTACCTTGAACAGTAATAGAGTTAACAGAACTTGCATTCATTCCCGTTATACTAACATTGGTAGTTCCTATTCTTACAATAGTAACCGTTTTACCTTTAGTAGCAGCACTTACAGGAATAGTTGCCAAATTTACTGAACCTGCTGTATCAATAAATACATAACCATTTAGGTCTGCTGCAGATAAATCTGATCCAGTTGTAGAGATTCTTACAGAAGGAGCTGCTACAGCACCACCGCCACCACCTACAGCAATCCAAGTATTTGTAGTCTGGCCATCATAGTAGTAAAAACCTACTGCTGTAACGTTTGTAGTTTTAGGAGTTGCTGTACCGTCAATTGTTGTAACGAAAGCAAGCGCTCCATTTTGAGCTGCAGTATAAGCCGCATCTTTAGCTAATAATTGAGCTCTTGTCATACGAGGGACTAATAAGGCATCAGGTCTAGCGTTGTCAGCAGTATTTGCTACTACATCTAGCGTTGCGGCAGGTGTGGTTGTGTTAATCCCCACTCGCCCCTGCTGAGCCTTAGAAAGGGCCGAAAGGCCAACAAGCATAATTGCTGTTAATAAAAATTTTTTCATAAGTTTTTAAAGATTTTTAATTACATTTTTTTTCATCAATATTTCCAAAATGGAAGATGCATCCCAACTTGTGAATATCATATTGAAACTGCCATATTAAAATACTATTTTAATTAATTTCAGCTTCATTTTAATGATTAACTTATTGAAAGCATATTATTTAAAAATATTGCTTATTGCGCAAATTTAAGACATAATTTTTGAATTTATATACTTTATAAAAGAAATTTGAAAAATCTTAATTACGCAAAACATTAACAAATTGATTATCAATAAAATAAAAACAAGCTACCGAGAAAATTCTATGTTAATTTTCGTTAATAACTCAGTTTCACAAATCTTATTTTAAACTGATTAATAAGCATTTAGCTAGACTAATTCTCCGTATAAGTCAAACTCTTCGGCTGAAGTAATTTTAACCTCTGCAAATTCACCTATAGAGATATAAGTATCTTCAGCAGAAACTAAAACTGTATTGTCCACATCTGGTGAATCATACTCCGTTCTTCCGATAAAATAGTTCCCTTCTTTACGATCAAAAATACATCTGAATATTTTACCTACTTTTTCCTGGTTCTTTTCCCACGAAATCTGAGACTGCAGTTCCATGATTTCCTCTACTCTTGCCTCTTTTACTTCCTGTGGAATATCATCTTCTAGTACGTAAGCCGTAGTATTCTCTTCATGAGAATAAGTAAAGCATCCCAGTCTGTCAAATTTCTGCTCCCTTACCCAGTCTTTAAGTTCCTGGAATCTTTCTTCTGTTTCCCCAGGATATCCAACGATAAGCGTTGTTCTGATCGCCATATCCGGAACTTTTTCTCTGAACTTTCCTAAAAGAGCATCTGTTTTCTCATGAGTTGTTCCTCTCTTCATTGATTTCAACAAATCGGAATTGATATGCTGAAGAGGAATATCTATATAATTACAAACTTTAGGTTCTTCACGGATAATATCAAGAACATCTTCAGGGAAACCGCTTGGGAAAGCATAATGAAGACGGATCCATTCTACTCCTTCTACTTTCACCAATTCTTTTAAAAGATCTCCTAATGCTCTTTTCTTATAAAGATCAAGACCATAGTAAGTAAGATCCTGTGCGATAAGGATCAATTCTTTTGTTCCTTTTTTTGCCAGTTTCTGAGCTTCTAAAACCAGTTTTTCGATAGGGGTTGACATATGCCCTCCTCTCATCAATGGGATCGCACAGAAAGAACATGGTCTGTCACAACCTTCTGAAATTTTAAGGTAAGCATAATGCTTTGGAGTTGTTGTAAGCCTTTCTCCTACCAGTTCGTGTTTATAATCTGCTCCAAGATGTTTAAGAAGCATCGGAAGGTCTCTTGTTCCGAAATACTGGTCTACATCCGGAATCTCTTTTACCAGATCCGGCTTGTATCTTTCTGATAAACATCCTGTAACGAATACTTTTTCAACTTCTCCTCTATTTTTAGCCTCAACATAATCAAGGATGGTGTTAATAGATTCTTCTTTAGCGTTATCAATAAATCCGCAGGTATTGATGACAACAATGTCACCACGGTCTTCATGAACCACTTCTTTGCCATTAGCTTTCAGCTGGCTCATTAATACTTCAGAATCATATACATTCTTGGAACACCCAAGAGTGACTACATTGATTTTCTTCTTCCCTACAGATTTTGTACGCATCGTTTTGATTTTGAGTCTGCAAAGATACAAAATATTGAAGAGTTAAGAATTAAAAAATAAAAACCACTTTATAAAAGTGGTTTTCAGGGATATATTTTAAAAGTTTTTGTCTTTAAATCCAGGAGCGTTCTGATCTTTTTCAGAAAGTATAGCATCTTTTTCATCCACTTTCCAATCGATATCAAGATCCGGATCATTAAACTTTACACTGCCTTCTGATTCTTTGTTATAAAAGTTATCGCATTTATAGGAAAATACAGCGTGAGTACTTAATACGGCAAATCCATGTCCAAAACCTCTCGGTACATAAAGCTGTAGTTTGTTTTCTGCGGTAAGCTCTATTCCGAACCATTTCCCAAAGGTAGGAGAATCTTCTCTAAGATCTACG is a window from the Chryseobacterium indologenes genome containing:
- the rimO gene encoding 30S ribosomal protein S12 methylthiotransferase RimO, yielding MRTKSVGKKKINVVTLGCSKNVYDSEVLMSQLKANGKEVVHEDRGDIVVINTCGFIDNAKEESINTILDYVEAKNRGEVEKVFVTGCLSERYKPDLVKEIPDVDQYFGTRDLPMLLKHLGADYKHELVGERLTTTPKHYAYLKISEGCDRPCSFCAIPLMRGGHMSTPIEKLVLEAQKLAKKGTKELILIAQDLTYYGLDLYKKRALGDLLKELVKVEGVEWIRLHYAFPSGFPEDVLDIIREEPKVCNYIDIPLQHINSDLLKSMKRGTTHEKTDALLGKFREKVPDMAIRTTLIVGYPGETEERFQELKDWVREQKFDRLGCFTYSHEENTTAYVLEDDIPQEVKEARVEEIMELQSQISWEKNQEKVGKIFRCIFDRKEGNYFIGRTEYDSPDVDNTVLVSAEDTYISIGEFAEVKITSAEEFDLYGELV
- the rfbC gene encoding dTDP-4-dehydrorhamnose 3,5-epimerase — encoded protein: MKIKETPLKDCYIIEPTIFEDERGYFFEKFNEKKFEELTGMNGHFVQDNISRSSYGVLRGLHLQKGEHAQAKLVSCLEGSVWDVAVDLREDSPTFGKWFGIELTAENKLQLYVPRGFGHGFAVLSTHAVFSYKCDNFYNKESEGSVKFNDPDLDIDWKVDEKDAILSEKDQNAPGFKDKNF